The proteins below are encoded in one region of Belonocnema kinseyi isolate 2016_QV_RU_SX_M_011 chromosome 3, B_treatae_v1, whole genome shotgun sequence:
- the LOC117169460 gene encoding U3 small nucleolar ribonucleoprotein protein MPP10 encodes MTNVIDKILNTIEDVTKDLTIFLDGDKKTAQTLRKSTKLLYDFTKKNSATKTNSLPELVIDGFDEEQIWQQIDLQNEQVIPFLISDISKLLLKKDLAQPLEESEDEESESQPPKKLKGSADEDVEEESDQEFDQESDNENGSKEESFSETESTAHAKGKNKTQKRKVESSIVDDKFFKMQRLNEYLIKEDRKETKGQSKNADQSDDESIDLFNGYSDKDSGDEETQKERDAIYADFFDSPDSDGEVENKEENQDKGEDLNEEEDMESEEEPFQHSEDDQESSKEKRVKFNLPVDSDDSSKSADETEKDKNKKVKSSLEERQERLEKKMRELEEQSISEKPWQLKGEVGASGRPQDSLLEDFVEVDVVSRPPPVITEQTTLKLEDIIRQRIKDKAWDDVEKKVKPVDTPAEYKKKLIMDQEKSKLSLAEIYEKDFVKQREALNPDQNAEVGDPPEHIELKKSMHSLFRILDALSNFHYTPRPVQPELKIISNVPAINMEEVAPVATSDATLLAPEEIRPKKRGELLGKAERTKTDMKRELRKKKKKQREIQQAKEKKEKLRTDIDTRKKRNKETAKVVQKLTKSRNVLKMDEQDNRATKSSTAFFNQLQDEVQSQIKAKTSKKPGKKEKSRISAVKLKL; translated from the exons ATGACAAATGTgattgataaaattttgaatactatTGAGGATGTCACCAAGGACCTCACAATCTTTTTAGA TGGAGATAAGAAGACTGCTCAGACTTTGAGAAAATCCACAAAGCTCCTCTACgacttcacaaaaaaaaattcggcCACTAAAACAAATTCCCTCCCTGAGTTGGTGATCGACGGTTTCGACGAGGAGCAAATATGGCAACAAATAGACTTGCAAAACGAGCAAGTGATTCCCTTTCTCATATCCGATATATCAAAGctcttattaaaaaaagatttggcgCAACCTTTGGAGGAATCCGAAGATGAAGAATCCGAAAGCCAACCCCCCAAAAAATTGAAAGGCTCCGCTGATGAAGACGTCGAAGAAGAATCTGATCAAGAATTTGATCAGGAATCAGACAATGAAAATGGATCTAAAGAAGAATCTTTCAGCGAAACAGAAAGTACAGCTCATGCCAAGGGCAAAAATAAAACACAGAAACGCAAAGTAGAATCTTCTATCGTAGATGACaagtttttcaaaatgcaaagacTGAACGAATATCTCATAAAAGAAGACCGAAAAGAAACAAAAGGACAGAGTAAAAATGCAGATCAGTCTGATGACGAATCTATCGATTTATTCAACGGATATTCCGATAAGGACAGTGGAGATGAAGAAACACAAAAAGAAAGGGACGCTATATACGCTGACTTCTTTGACAGTCCTGATTCCGATGGAGAAGtcgaaaataaagaagaaaatcaaGATAAGGGAGAGGATTTGAATGAAGAAGAAGATATGGAATCTGAAGAGGAGCCCTTTCAACATTCCGAAGATGATCAGGAATCCTCAAAAGAAAAGCGGGTTAAGTTTAATTTGCCGGTCGACTCTGATGATTCGAGTAAATCAGCTGATGAGACTGAAAAAGACAAGAATAAGAAAGTGAAGTCTTCACTAGAAGAGCGACAGGAGCGTCTTGAAAAGAAAATGCGAGAACTGGAAGAACAATCTATTTCGGAGAAACCTTGGCAATTGAAAGGAGAAGTTGGCGCTTCGGGTAGACCACAGGATTCTCTTTTGGAAGACTTTGTAGAAGTTGACGTCGTTTCTAGGCCTCCGCCAGTTATTACAGAGCAAACTACTTTGAAATTGGAGGATATAATTAGACAGAGGATTAAAGATAAAGCATGGGACGATGTAGAGAAGAAAGTGAAGCCCGTTGACACGCCAGCTGAATATAAAAAGAAACTGATTATGGATCAAGAAAAGAGCAAGCTAAGTTTGGctgaaatttatgaaaaggaTTTCGTTAAGCAGAGGGAGGCTTTGAATCCAGATCAGAATGCTGAAGTTGGTGATCCGCCGGAACATATTGAACTTAAGAAGTCGATGCACTCACTTTTTAGGATACTGGATGCACTTTCTAATTTCCATTATACTCCGAGACCG GTTCAGCCAGAACTCAAGATCATCAGCAATGTTCCTGCCATCAATATGGAAGAAGTAGCCCCGGTAGCAACTAGCGATGCAACATTACTCGCACCGGAAGAAATTCGAC CTAAAAAACGTGGAGAACTTCTTGGAAAAGCAGAACGAACGAAAACGGATATGAAACGTGAGCTgcgaaagaagaaaaagaagcaaCGTGAGATCCAGCAGGCGAAAGAAAAGAAGGAGAAACTGAGGACCGATATTGACACTCGAAAGAAACGGAATAAGGAAACGGCGAAGGTCGTACAAAAATTAACAAAGAGTCGCAACGTCTTGAAAATGGATGAACAAGATAACAGAGCCACCAAGTCTTCTACTGCCTTCTTCAATCAATTGCAAGATGAAGTTCAGAGTCAAATTAAAGCAAAGACAAGCAAAAAGcctggaaagaaagaaaaatctcGAATTTCGGCAGTTAAgctgaaattgtaa